The following proteins are co-located in the Haloarcula rubripromontorii genome:
- a CDS encoding DUF4129 domain-containing protein, with the protein MQRQSLLVAVVAAIALLSFSVGAASLDAATGSDQAEMTRDDSEIDNPDGQGLSDPPGSIDPPESDGGARALLPSVPAPAVGALAVGLAVGLAVLWRLASQSRTIDEAGGETPAVATTESARSPAHSAAEIEVPLTNDVYRAWAALENAVAPDRSSSTPQDIETAATGAGADPDAVASLRSVFERVRYGRDQPDGDLESQAREALERATDDTDNIAANPDDIGDESGAGAEP; encoded by the coding sequence ATGCAGCGACAGTCCCTCCTCGTGGCGGTTGTCGCCGCGATTGCGCTGCTGTCGTTCAGCGTCGGGGCCGCGAGCCTCGACGCTGCCACCGGGTCCGATCAGGCGGAGATGACCCGGGACGACAGCGAGATCGACAACCCCGACGGACAGGGCCTCAGCGACCCACCGGGTAGCATCGACCCGCCCGAAAGCGATGGCGGTGCCCGCGCACTGTTGCCGAGTGTCCCCGCCCCAGCAGTCGGGGCGCTCGCCGTCGGCCTCGCGGTCGGACTCGCGGTGCTCTGGCGGCTCGCTAGCCAGAGCCGGACAATTGATGAGGCGGGCGGCGAGACGCCGGCTGTCGCAACGACGGAGTCCGCGAGAAGCCCCGCACATAGCGCGGCTGAAATCGAGGTCCCGCTCACCAACGACGTGTACCGCGCGTGGGCCGCACTCGAGAACGCCGTCGCCCCGGACCGCAGTTCTTCGACGCCACAGGACATTGAGACAGCAGCAACGGGAGCCGGTGCCGACCCCGACGCCGTCGCCTCGCTCCGGTCGGTGTTCGAGCGGGTTCGCTACGGCCGGGACCAGCCGGATGGGGATCTGGAATCGCAGGCCCGCGAGGCGCTGGAACGGGCGACCGACGACACGGACAATATCGCGGCGAATCCCGACGACATCGGCGACGAGTCCGGAGCGGGGGCCGAGCCGTGA
- a CDS encoding DUF7269 family protein — MTLRRVPLALGLVATAIGIGLAALGAPLLPAGAVSDLPILAAAVFAGGVALLALLVRSLDSERGMALPDTDSQYVTVPGDDIDEALGSGAGQEAIRQRVEGVAVTVLQRDGLSPDEATAALRSGAWTDREPARELFDGTPISLRARLSGWLSGIRPFQRRVAYATAELRRRDEEQ, encoded by the coding sequence GTGACGCTGCGCCGGGTCCCGCTCGCGCTCGGCCTCGTCGCGACGGCCATCGGCATCGGTCTCGCCGCTCTCGGCGCGCCGCTGTTGCCCGCCGGCGCTGTCTCGGACCTCCCGATCCTCGCTGCGGCCGTTTTCGCTGGCGGTGTCGCACTGCTGGCGCTCCTCGTTCGCTCCCTCGACAGCGAACGCGGGATGGCGCTGCCGGACACTGACAGCCAGTACGTCACAGTCCCCGGCGACGATATTGACGAGGCACTTGGTTCTGGGGCCGGACAAGAAGCCATCCGGCAGCGCGTCGAGGGAGTCGCAGTCACCGTCCTCCAGCGCGACGGGCTCTCGCCCGACGAGGCAACGGCTGCGCTCCGGTCTGGCGCGTGGACGGACAGGGAGCCGGCCCGGGAGTTGTTCGACGGCACGCCAATTTCACTCCGTGCGCGGCTGTCCGGGTGGCTCTCGGGTATCCGCCCGTTCCAGCGGCGTGTCGCCTACGCGACGGCCGAACTCCGGCGGCGGGACGAGGAGCAATGA
- a CDS encoding DUF58 domain-containing protein: MSETQRTGRWFGLAGAALVAVGVGLVGQVPALVLLGGLGVTLSAYDRVAVPPAADVSIQRSITPTEPALGERVTVALTVRNDGSRTIPDLRLADGVPDSVRVVEGSASLGAALRPGASTTITYEITGGTDRCVFDPATVVVRDVVGVVARRTSVTAEPDTVTWEQPTSSALLPLVPAVARRPGTVPVDEGGEGVSFYAVREHRSNDPLSRVDWNQYARTGDLRTVEFRREQSATVVVVVDARSAAALAPRPDAETAIERSTMAAVALVEGLPEDGHEVGVAAYSPHGAWLAPGTSAAHQQQARTLLRTDRAFAATSVTRTPDTTKLIAQLPTAANVVFLGPLCDDDSEALVRRLAASGHPVTVLSPDPTATDTAGHRLARLERRERLRRLRAAGISVHDWPAGEPLAQVTERAWRGGR; the protein is encoded by the coding sequence ATGAGCGAGACGCAACGGACCGGACGCTGGTTCGGGCTGGCCGGGGCCGCACTGGTCGCTGTCGGTGTCGGGCTGGTGGGACAGGTCCCTGCGCTCGTGTTGCTGGGCGGGCTCGGCGTCACGCTGAGCGCGTACGACCGCGTCGCCGTCCCGCCTGCCGCGGACGTGTCGATACAGCGGTCCATCACACCGACTGAGCCGGCGCTGGGTGAGCGGGTGACCGTCGCGCTCACGGTCCGCAACGACGGGTCGCGGACGATTCCGGACCTCCGGCTCGCCGACGGCGTCCCGGATTCTGTCCGCGTTGTCGAAGGGTCGGCGTCGCTGGGGGCGGCGCTGCGCCCCGGCGCGTCGACGACGATCACCTACGAGATTACCGGCGGAACCGACCGCTGCGTGTTCGACCCGGCAACGGTCGTCGTCAGGGACGTTGTCGGCGTCGTCGCCCGGCGAACGTCCGTCACGGCCGAACCCGACACCGTCACGTGGGAACAGCCGACCAGTTCGGCGCTGTTGCCGCTGGTCCCCGCAGTGGCCCGCCGGCCCGGGACGGTGCCCGTCGACGAGGGCGGCGAAGGAGTCTCCTTCTACGCAGTCAGGGAGCACCGCTCGAACGACCCCCTTTCGCGCGTCGACTGGAACCAGTACGCCCGCACCGGCGACCTGCGGACCGTCGAGTTCCGCCGCGAACAGTCGGCGACGGTCGTGGTCGTCGTCGACGCCAGGTCGGCCGCCGCGCTGGCCCCGCGGCCGGACGCCGAGACGGCTATCGAGCGGTCGACGATGGCCGCCGTCGCCCTCGTCGAGGGGCTCCCGGAGGACGGCCACGAGGTCGGCGTCGCGGCGTACTCACCACATGGCGCGTGGCTCGCACCGGGCACGAGCGCTGCCCACCAGCAACAGGCCCGGACCCTGCTCAGGACCGACCGCGCGTTCGCCGCGACATCGGTCACCCGAACACCGGATACGACGAAGCTCATCGCGCAGTTGCCGACAGCGGCGAACGTCGTCTTCCTCGGCCCACTATGTGACGACGACAGCGAGGCGCTAGTCCGCCGACTCGCCGCCAGCGGTCACCCGGTGACGGTCCTGAGCCCCGACCCGACCGCGACGGATACCGCGGGCCACCGGCTAGCCCGACTCGAACGCCGCGAACGGCTCCGACGGTTGCGAGCGGCCGGAATTTCAGTCCACGACTGGCCCGCAGGCGAACCGCTGGCACAGGTCACTGAACGGGCCTGGCGAGGTGGCCGATGA
- a CDS encoding DUF7519 family protein produces the protein MTYRTGVVCGGAALAAGVVTLFVAGITAVSTAAALVGAVLLAGGQLIQSGRLIDLASASLFLALLAAALQGATTTTVLVAGGATVLAWTFAHAAIDLYADLGTAPGTPVELTHVAGTTGVVGGSVVVTTLLFQLDVPPLSPLALASVVLGAIALTAALRR, from the coding sequence ATGACGTACCGAACTGGCGTCGTCTGTGGGGGTGCAGCACTGGCGGCGGGAGTTGTGACGCTATTCGTCGCCGGCATCACTGCGGTCTCGACCGCTGCTGCCCTCGTTGGCGCGGTGCTGCTCGCCGGCGGACAGCTGATTCAGTCTGGGCGGCTGATCGACCTCGCCAGCGCGTCGCTGTTCCTTGCATTGTTGGCGGCCGCCCTGCAGGGAGCAACGACGACGACGGTGCTGGTCGCAGGCGGCGCGACGGTGCTGGCCTGGACGTTCGCACACGCGGCAATCGACCTCTATGCAGACCTCGGGACAGCCCCCGGGACGCCCGTCGAACTCACCCACGTCGCGGGAACGACAGGGGTTGTCGGGGGGAGCGTCGTGGTGACGACGCTGCTCTTTCAGCTCGACGTGCCGCCGCTGTCGCCGCTGGCGCTGGCAAGCGTCGTGCTGGGCGCAATCGCACTGACCGCGGCGCTCAGGCGATGA
- a CDS encoding ammonium transporter, which yields MSYTALQVDPNVLAEGVNLLWVLTVSFLIFFMHAGFAMLEAGQVRSKNVANQLTKNLLTWSVGVVVFFLIGSGISSLVGSGSFAPAFGAEAANDYVGWLFGAVFAMTAATIVSGAVAGRAKLRAYITYTFLLAAVIYPVVTGLTWAGSHISLGGVVFKDFAGGMIVHGMGGIAGLTAAYVLGPRMGRYNEDGSANVIPGHSMTFAVLGTLILAFGWYGFNVGTAASVFVVEDGALALGAFATVGRVAMTTTVAMAMGAIGAALVAWLKTGKVDTLYVANGLLAGLVGITAIPDTTTWWGALIVGVLAGGQLPIVFSFMENRMKIDDVCAVFPVHGSAGVLGTIMYPLVATSGTVGSIGSALAVQVVGVAVIAGWTIVTTGLIWYGLKAAGQARVTPEHEQEGLDVSEHGVETYPEFGGGESVVADGGKVSPSVRTDGGSKDD from the coding sequence ATGAGCTACACTGCACTACAGGTCGACCCGAACGTGCTCGCAGAAGGTGTCAACCTTCTGTGGGTCCTTACAGTATCGTTCCTGATCTTCTTCATGCACGCAGGCTTCGCCATGCTTGAGGCGGGCCAAGTGCGCTCGAAGAACGTCGCGAACCAGCTAACGAAGAATCTCCTGACCTGGTCGGTCGGCGTCGTCGTGTTCTTCCTCATCGGATCCGGCATCTCGTCACTCGTCGGGTCCGGGTCCTTCGCGCCGGCGTTCGGGGCTGAGGCCGCGAACGACTACGTCGGGTGGCTGTTCGGTGCTGTCTTCGCGATGACGGCGGCAACCATCGTCTCCGGGGCAGTGGCCGGCCGAGCCAAGCTCCGTGCGTACATCACGTACACGTTCCTGCTGGCCGCAGTCATCTATCCCGTCGTGACCGGGCTCACGTGGGCCGGATCCCACATCAGCCTCGGCGGCGTGGTGTTCAAGGACTTCGCCGGCGGGATGATCGTCCACGGCATGGGCGGCATCGCCGGCCTCACGGCCGCCTACGTACTCGGTCCGCGCATGGGCCGGTACAACGAGGACGGCTCCGCGAACGTCATTCCGGGCCACTCGATGACCTTCGCCGTGCTGGGGACGCTCATCCTCGCCTTCGGCTGGTACGGGTTCAACGTCGGGACTGCAGCGAGTGTCTTCGTCGTTGAAGACGGCGCACTCGCGCTCGGTGCCTTCGCAACGGTTGGCCGCGTCGCGATGACGACGACCGTCGCGATGGCGATGGGCGCAATCGGTGCCGCACTGGTCGCGTGGCTGAAGACCGGCAAGGTCGACACGCTGTACGTCGCAAACGGGCTGCTCGCCGGACTGGTCGGTATCACGGCAATCCCCGACACCACGACCTGGTGGGGTGCCCTCATCGTCGGCGTCCTCGCTGGCGGTCAGCTTCCGATTGTGTTCAGCTTCATGGAAAACCGCATGAAGATTGACGACGTGTGCGCTGTGTTCCCGGTCCACGGCAGTGCCGGTGTGCTGGGCACGATTATGTACCCACTTGTCGCAACCTCCGGCACCGTTGGCTCTATCGGTAGCGCCCTCGCCGTGCAGGTGGTTGGTGTCGCCGTCATCGCCGGCTGGACGATTGTGACCACCGGCCTCATCTGGTACGGCCTCAAGGCGGCCGGCCAGGCACGCGTTACGCCCGAACACGAGCAGGAAGGGCTGGACGTCAGCGAGCACGGCGTCGAGACCTACCCCGAGTTCGGTGGCGGCGAAAGTGTTGTCGCCGATGGTGGTAAAGTGAGTCCGAGCGTGCGTACTGACGGAGGTTCCAAAGATGACTGA
- a CDS encoding P-II family nitrogen regulator, producing MTDETDDSEIKMVVAMVRPDKLGDVKKALAEVGAPSLTVTNVSGRGSQPAKKGQWRGEEYVVDLHQKVKVETVVADIPAEDVVDAIADGAHTGEKGDGKIFVLPVDNAYQVRTGKEGPEAV from the coding sequence ATGACTGACGAAACTGACGACTCCGAAATCAAGATGGTAGTCGCAATGGTTCGACCAGACAAACTCGGCGACGTAAAGAAGGCACTCGCCGAGGTCGGCGCGCCCTCGCTGACAGTGACGAACGTCTCCGGCCGCGGCTCACAGCCCGCCAAGAAGGGCCAGTGGCGCGGCGAGGAGTACGTCGTCGACCTCCACCAGAAGGTCAAAGTCGAGACAGTGGTCGCAGACATCCCCGCAGAGGATGTCGTCGACGCTATCGCCGACGGTGCCCACACTGGCGAGAAAGGTGACGGCAAGATATTCGTCCTCCCCGTGGACAACGCCTATCAGGTCCGAACCGGCAAAGAAGGCCCAGAGGCAGTCTGA
- the lrp gene encoding HTH-type transcriptional regulator Lrp translates to MVDDTDRQVVNALLQDGRASARDVAAATGIAATTVSRRMDDLESTGVIDEYTVDIDYGALGYDVTAVFQLSVEGDGLGRVVDQLRDRREMVAVYEVTGDHDIVAVGKFTDTQSMNERIKTLLTDEDIRSASTSVVLNTVCEHEQFPVDGADV, encoded by the coding sequence ATGGTCGATGATACCGACAGACAGGTAGTGAACGCACTGCTTCAGGACGGCCGTGCGAGCGCCCGTGATGTCGCCGCCGCAACCGGTATCGCGGCGACCACGGTATCGCGCCGGATGGACGACCTGGAGTCGACCGGTGTGATCGACGAATACACCGTCGACATCGATTACGGGGCGCTGGGCTACGACGTGACCGCCGTGTTCCAGCTCTCCGTCGAGGGCGACGGGCTCGGACGGGTGGTGGACCAGTTACGTGATCGACGCGAGATGGTTGCGGTTTACGAAGTGACCGGCGACCACGACATCGTGGCCGTCGGGAAGTTCACCGATACGCAGTCGATGAACGAGCGGATAAAGACGCTGCTGACCGACGAGGACATCCGATCCGCCTCGACATCAGTCGTACTGAACACAGTGTGTGAACACGAGCAGTTCCCGGTCGACGGAGCTGACGTCTGA
- a CDS encoding chemotaxis protein CheC — MGLKVDVRKLDLFNQMAKEGSGTVAENLGQLTGLDATVRTSQINFLDIEDVKTHIGDDKGVGIYVELNEPPYGYVLFLLEPADSKRMAGAMMGGMGEPSEGEGFSDMERSAMQEIGNIMTSAFIDGWANVLETTIDMGTPNFVFGPADGIIDKMGGWPDSDLVFVVDSRITVDDGDLGMTVYTFPELEDLVALIQDIDLDTDVAVDTEASDILD; from the coding sequence ATGGGCTTGAAAGTCGACGTGCGGAAGCTGGACCTTTTCAATCAGATGGCAAAGGAGGGGTCCGGGACAGTCGCGGAGAACCTCGGCCAGTTGACTGGCCTCGACGCGACAGTTCGGACCTCACAGATCAATTTTCTCGACATCGAGGACGTCAAAACACACATCGGCGACGACAAGGGCGTCGGCATCTACGTCGAACTGAACGAACCGCCCTACGGCTACGTCCTGTTTCTGCTCGAACCGGCCGATAGCAAGCGGATGGCCGGCGCGATGATGGGTGGAATGGGTGAGCCAAGCGAGGGGGAGGGGTTCTCCGACATGGAACGGTCGGCGATGCAGGAGATCGGCAACATCATGACCTCCGCGTTCATCGACGGGTGGGCGAACGTGCTGGAGACGACCATAGACATGGGGACACCGAACTTTGTGTTCGGACCGGCCGACGGCATCATCGATAAGATGGGCGGCTGGCCGGACTCCGACCTGGTGTTTGTCGTCGACTCGCGTATCACCGTCGACGACGGTGACCTCGGGATGACCGTGTACACGTTCCCCGAACTGGAGGACCTCGTCGCGCTGATTCAGGATATCGATCTCGACACCGACGTCGCGGTAGACACCGAAGCCAGCGACATTCTTGACTGA
- a CDS encoding substrate-binding protein — translation MRLESGGAAVDRRSLLQFAGGVGAAGLAGLAGCQGGGSRAENTPEHPPLGNYPVEGDTVTFGFNVPQSGTYAAEGRDELRGYELAVAHLNEGGGWVGQRSFDVLSGDGVLGKTVEYVTADTETKPDVATTNPEEMIEQDDVIMFSGGSSSSVAIAQQKVAQARKVPYMCCLTHSNDTTGSDCVRYSFREMFNAYMTAQALIPALKERFGRDAEYVQIYADYNWGQTMESSIRDFFTSSGWVELTSIPTRLGTTDYEEPLKQARDAGAEVVFLDHYGLDAANSLTTAQEILPDEVGIVVPLYNRIVAQNASTALDGVVGTVAWDTSVSSALSNAFKNAFTAEYGNAQRPSGVAHLAYAQTLQFAAAVERAGTFYPPAVIRELEDHEYSVGLGSQTMRSCDHQAQRGVPVVEGLPESEQSLGRFYDLLSVTKAVGYDCDGGPAAECELGDYGD, via the coding sequence ATGCGATTGGAAAGTGGGGGCGCAGCGGTTGATAGGCGGTCGCTACTACAGTTCGCCGGTGGGGTCGGTGCTGCGGGGCTCGCCGGGCTGGCGGGATGCCAGGGCGGGGGTTCGAGAGCCGAAAACACACCAGAGCACCCACCGCTTGGGAACTATCCGGTCGAAGGGGACACGGTCACGTTCGGCTTCAACGTCCCACAGTCCGGGACCTACGCCGCCGAAGGACGCGACGAACTGCGGGGGTACGAACTCGCTGTCGCCCATCTCAACGAGGGCGGCGGCTGGGTCGGGCAACGCTCCTTTGACGTACTCAGCGGCGACGGCGTGCTCGGAAAGACCGTCGAGTACGTCACGGCAGACACGGAGACGAAACCGGATGTCGCGACGACTAACCCCGAGGAGATGATCGAGCAAGACGACGTCATCATGTTCTCCGGCGGCTCGTCCAGTTCCGTCGCCATCGCTCAGCAGAAGGTCGCACAGGCCCGGAAAGTCCCGTATATGTGCTGTCTGACGCATTCGAACGACACGACGGGGAGCGACTGTGTCCGCTACAGCTTCCGAGAGATGTTCAACGCGTACATGACCGCACAGGCGCTGATTCCGGCGCTCAAAGAACGGTTCGGCCGAGACGCCGAGTACGTCCAGATCTACGCGGACTACAACTGGGGGCAAACGATGGAGTCGTCGATTCGTGACTTCTTCACGTCGAGTGGCTGGGTCGAACTCACGAGCATCCCAACGCGCCTCGGAACGACAGACTACGAGGAACCGCTCAAACAGGCCCGGGACGCCGGCGCGGAGGTCGTCTTCCTCGACCACTACGGACTCGACGCCGCGAACTCGCTGACAACGGCTCAGGAGATACTCCCTGACGAGGTGGGGATTGTGGTGCCGCTGTACAACCGTATCGTGGCACAGAACGCCTCGACGGCACTCGATGGTGTCGTCGGGACGGTCGCGTGGGACACCAGCGTCTCGTCTGCCCTCTCCAATGCGTTCAAGAACGCCTTCACCGCGGAGTACGGGAACGCACAGCGGCCCTCCGGCGTGGCCCATCTGGCCTACGCACAGACGCTCCAGTTCGCCGCAGCCGTCGAGCGGGCCGGCACGTTCTATCCGCCGGCGGTTATTCGAGAGCTGGAAGACCACGAATACTCGGTCGGGCTGGGCAGCCAGACGATGCGGAGCTGTGACCATCAGGCCCAGCGTGGCGTCCCGGTGGTCGAGGGACTGCCAGAGTCCGAGCAGTCCCTCGGTCGATTCTATGACCTGCTCAGCGTCACGAAAGCGGTCGGGTACGACTGTGACGGCGGCCCGGCCGCCGAGTGCGAACTCGGCGACTACGGGGACTAG
- a CDS encoding nitrite/sulfite reductase: MAHKKEEYKAELYGDEVREKLEEFAERGWESIPEDEREKWFSRFKFWGVFHHRGGQESYFMMRLTNCGGILEPDQLRAIGEVARDYAKGPAENPEFGNGWIDFTTRQSIQLHWLKLEDIPEIWEKLEAVGVSSRSAGGDTMRNISGCPVAGKAEEFVESRPILDEIQETIRDDNDLSNMPRKFNISVTGCKQGCAQDSINDIGLEPAHKFVDGEEVEGFNVRVGGGLGGREPREARPLDLFVRPEHAVETVRAFVEYYHEEGNRTNRSKNRARFFVDEHGTDAIREALDERLDFAFETAGTDFRGEYTYNAGKPTEYGAHDHVGVYDQTDGKNYVGLSVPVGRLSAEDAIELADLADAYGSGEVRLTRRQNPLIMDVPDDKLSNLLNESLLDKHSPEPNPFVQGAMACTGTEFCSLALTETKARMARLLRWLGDNVDVPDDVDRIKMHFSGCTADCGQAMTADIGLQGMRARKDGEMVEAVDVGVGGGIGAEPTFIEWVRQRVPADEVPGMIANIVEAYAALRSEGQTFREWVDATGHETIVELAEPHEVEGYTDPCLADGKQSWYPFDDGDSPAPTDAEGQPISADD, encoded by the coding sequence ATGGCACACAAGAAAGAGGAGTACAAGGCGGAGCTGTACGGCGACGAGGTCCGGGAGAAGCTAGAGGAGTTCGCCGAGCGGGGCTGGGAGTCGATACCCGAGGACGAACGCGAGAAGTGGTTCTCGCGGTTCAAGTTCTGGGGCGTGTTCCACCACCGCGGCGGCCAGGAGTCGTATTTCATGATGCGGCTGACCAACTGCGGCGGCATCCTGGAACCGGACCAGCTCCGGGCCATCGGCGAGGTCGCCCGCGACTACGCGAAGGGGCCGGCCGAGAACCCCGAGTTCGGGAACGGCTGGATAGACTTCACGACCCGCCAGTCCATCCAACTGCACTGGCTCAAGCTCGAGGACATCCCCGAGATATGGGAGAAACTCGAAGCCGTCGGCGTCTCCTCGCGCTCGGCGGGCGGGGACACGATGCGGAACATCTCCGGCTGTCCGGTCGCCGGCAAGGCCGAGGAGTTCGTCGAGTCCCGCCCGATTCTCGACGAGATTCAGGAGACCATCCGCGACGACAACGACCTGTCCAACATGCCCCGGAAGTTCAACATCTCGGTGACGGGGTGCAAGCAGGGGTGTGCGCAGGACAGCATCAACGACATCGGGCTTGAGCCGGCCCACAAGTTCGTCGACGGCGAAGAGGTCGAGGGGTTCAACGTCCGCGTCGGCGGCGGCCTCGGCGGCCGCGAGCCCCGCGAGGCCCGCCCGCTCGACCTGTTCGTCCGGCCCGAACACGCCGTCGAGACGGTCCGGGCCTTCGTCGAGTACTACCACGAGGAAGGCAATCGAACGAACCGGTCGAAGAACCGCGCACGCTTTTTCGTCGACGAGCACGGCACCGACGCCATCCGCGAGGCACTCGACGAACGGCTGGACTTCGCGTTCGAGACCGCCGGCACGGACTTCCGCGGGGAGTACACGTACAACGCCGGCAAGCCCACCGAGTACGGTGCCCACGACCACGTCGGCGTCTACGACCAGACCGACGGCAAGAACTACGTCGGACTTTCCGTGCCCGTCGGCCGACTCTCCGCCGAGGACGCCATCGAACTGGCGGACCTCGCGGACGCCTACGGCTCCGGCGAGGTGCGGCTGACCCGCCGGCAGAACCCGCTCATCATGGACGTGCCCGACGACAAGCTCTCGAACCTGCTCAACGAGTCGCTGCTGGACAAGCACTCGCCCGAGCCCAACCCTTTCGTTCAGGGCGCGATGGCCTGTACCGGGACGGAGTTCTGCTCGCTGGCGCTGACCGAGACGAAGGCGCGGATGGCGCGCCTGCTCCGCTGGCTCGGCGACAACGTCGACGTGCCCGACGACGTGGACCGCATCAAGATGCACTTCTCGGGCTGTACGGCCGACTGCGGGCAGGCGATGACGGCCGATATCGGCTTACAGGGAATGCGCGCCCGCAAGGACGGCGAGATGGTCGAAGCCGTCGACGTGGGCGTCGGCGGCGGCATCGGCGCGGAGCCGACGTTCATCGAGTGGGTCCGCCAGCGCGTCCCCGCGGACGAGGTGCCGGGCATGATCGCCAACATTGTCGAGGCCTACGCCGCGCTGCGCTCGGAGGGCCAGACCTTCCGCGAGTGGGTCGACGCCACCGGCCACGAGACCATCGTGGAACTGGCCGAACCCCACGAGGTCGAGGGGTACACCGACCCCTGTCTGGCCGACGGCAAGCAGTCGTGGTACCCCTTCGACGACGGCGACAGCCCAGCCCCGACCGACGCCGAGGGCCAGCCCATCTCGGCGGACGACTGA
- a CDS encoding molybdenum cofactor guanylyltransferase codes for MRSAVVLAGGRATRFGDADEATADLDGEPVIRRVVTGLGDAVDEVVVNCRDDRRADVEAALSGLDVRFAFDPVPDGGPVAGIRTGCRVARGDWTFVTPCDRPFVPAVLPERLFEAAEGDGAVPLVSGRARPLSAVYGTTAAVEACETTIGLGSPAVSDFLARLSPVTVSDPVPEHASDEFDATAALCTSRDQSA; via the coding sequence ATGCGCTCGGCCGTGGTCCTCGCCGGCGGGCGCGCCACCCGCTTTGGCGACGCGGACGAGGCGACAGCCGACCTCGACGGCGAACCGGTGATTCGCCGCGTCGTGACCGGGCTCGGTGACGCCGTCGACGAAGTGGTCGTCAACTGCCGCGACGACCGGCGGGCCGACGTCGAGGCGGCGCTCTCGGGGCTCGACGTCCGGTTCGCGTTCGACCCGGTTCCCGACGGCGGCCCGGTCGCCGGCATCCGGACCGGCTGTCGGGTCGCGCGGGGCGACTGGACGTTCGTCACGCCCTGTGACCGACCGTTCGTCCCCGCCGTGCTCCCCGAGCGGCTGTTCGAGGCGGCCGAAGGCGACGGCGCGGTGCCGCTTGTCAGCGGGCGAGCCCGCCCGCTATCGGCCGTCTACGGCACGACGGCGGCCGTCGAGGCCTGCGAGACGACCATCGGACTCGGCTCGCCGGCCGTCTCGGACTTCCTCGCGCGGCTCTCGCCGGTCACCGTTTCGGACCCGGTTCCCGAACACGCGTCCGACGAGTTCGACGCCACGGCCGCGCTTTGCACCTCCCGGGACCAGTCCGCGTAA